One stretch of Fusobacterium simiae DNA includes these proteins:
- the recQ gene encoding DNA helicase RecQ: MKSEALRILKEYYGYNNFREGQEKIVDAILQKKNVLGIMTTGAGKSICYQIPALIFEGLTIVISPLISLMKDQVDSLRLIGIEASYLNSTLTSDEYNKILFRIKRGKIKLLYISPERLENKFFLNFIKTVKVSMVVIDEVHCVSQWGENFRRSYLRIADFVKYIGGESQIQTLAFTATATPKIKIDIIEKLNILNPFIYVDYFNRDNIYFKVVDNSGLDKDLDIDSKPFIIDYLRKHKGKSGIIYCSTRKNVDDIYSYLVAFNRSVTKYHGGMTKEERDKNQKLFLDDDVEIMVATNAFGMGINKSNIRYVIHANIPADLESYYQEAGRAGRDGGPAEAILVYNEKDRDIQRYLIEKEAEGKKDKNYLNKRLKNFDKMLEYAELKTCYREYILKYFGEKMIRNYCGYCENCKKEKNIKDFSLEAKKIISGVGRAKESLGISTLANMLMGKADTKMLNKGLDKISTFGIMRENRQEWIEGFINYMISEKYLVQSAGSFPVLKLGKKYKDILNGNIKVIRKENEKIDFDYYENDLFKELNSLRKEISKQENIAPYIIFSDMTLIEMAEKKPRNRWDMLKIKGIGNQKFKSYGEKFLERINNYCMEERV; the protein is encoded by the coding sequence ATGAAATCAGAAGCACTCAGAATTTTAAAAGAATACTATGGTTATAATAATTTTAGAGAAGGGCAAGAAAAAATTGTTGATGCTATCTTACAGAAAAAAAATGTCTTAGGAATAATGACAACAGGAGCTGGAAAATCTATTTGTTATCAAATACCTGCTTTAATATTTGAAGGGCTAACAATAGTAATTTCTCCTTTAATATCCTTAATGAAGGACCAAGTGGATAGTTTAAGATTAATTGGTATAGAAGCAAGTTACTTAAATTCAACTTTAACAAGTGATGAATACAATAAAATACTTTTTAGAATAAAAAGAGGAAAAATAAAATTATTGTATATTTCACCAGAAAGATTAGAAAATAAATTTTTCTTAAATTTTATAAAGACAGTAAAAGTTTCTATGGTAGTTATAGATGAGGTACATTGTGTGTCCCAATGGGGTGAAAATTTTAGAAGAAGCTATCTAAGAATAGCAGATTTTGTAAAATATATAGGTGGAGAAAGTCAAATTCAAACTTTGGCTTTTACTGCCACTGCCACTCCTAAAATTAAAATAGATATAATAGAAAAATTGAATATATTAAATCCTTTTATCTATGTAGATTACTTCAACAGGGATAATATTTATTTTAAAGTAGTTGATAATAGTGGACTTGACAAAGACTTAGATATAGACTCTAAACCTTTTATTATAGACTATTTGAGAAAGCATAAAGGGAAATCTGGAATAATTTATTGTTCAACTAGAAAAAATGTAGATGACATTTATAGTTATTTAGTAGCTTTCAATAGAAGTGTTACAAAGTATCACGGAGGAATGACTAAGGAAGAAAGGGATAAAAATCAAAAGTTATTCTTAGATGATGATGTTGAAATAATGGTAGCAACGAATGCTTTTGGTATGGGTATAAATAAATCTAATATAAGATATGTAATACATGCAAATATTCCGGCTGACTTAGAAAGTTATTATCAAGAAGCAGGTAGAGCAGGTAGAGATGGAGGACCTGCTGAGGCTATACTTGTATACAATGAGAAAGATAGAGATATTCAAAGGTATTTAATAGAAAAAGAAGCAGAGGGGAAAAAGGATAAAAATTACCTTAATAAAAGATTGAAAAATTTTGATAAAATGCTTGAGTATGCAGAATTGAAAACTTGTTATAGAGAATATATTTTAAAATATTTTGGTGAAAAAATGATAAGAAATTATTGTGGTTATTGTGAGAACTGCAAAAAAGAAAAAAATATTAAAGATTTTTCACTGGAAGCTAAAAAAATTATTTCAGGAGTAGGGAGAGCCAAAGAAAGTTTAGGTATATCCACATTAGCAAATATGTTAATGGGAAAAGCTGATACTAAAATGTTAAATAAAGGGCTTGACAAAATTTCTACATTTGGGATAATGAGAGAAAATAGACAAGAGTGGATAGAAGGTTTTATTAATTATATGATTTCTGAAAAATATCTGGTACAAAGTGCAGGGAGTTTTCCTGTTTTAAAACTTGGGAAAAAGTACAAAGACATTTTAAATGGAAATATAAAAGTAATAAGAAAAGAAAATGAAAAAATTGACTTTGATTATTATGAAAATGATTTATTTAAAGAATTAAATTCACTCAGAAAGGAGATTTCTAAACAAGAAAATATTGCACCTTATATTATTTTTTCTGATATGACTCTTATAGAGATGGCAGAGAAAAAACCAAGAAATAGGTGGGACATGTTGAAAATAAAGGGTATAGGTAATCAAAAGTTTAAAAGCTATGGGGAGAAGTTTTTAGAAAGAATTAATAATTATTGTATGGAGGAGAGAGTATGA
- a CDS encoding alpha-2-macroglobulin family protein — protein MKKILKLVLILSLLTIAFVACKKDKEQQTDAGQSGTSQASDDYQQMLYVNNAKFNISGDLVVLFSEELDKNQDFKKLVEVEGLDGNITIMPFINKLIIKGDFKKDTPYNVKVSKNIKSISGATLSDDYFRYNLYVDKKQPSLSFVDSGNVLPSINNKKINFNSVNVTKVKLEVIKVYTNNITQYLKLYANEYGINDWELKTDLGDVVFTKEYEIDSKEDQVVKNSIDLSSTIDTKGIYYVNISAIGEDSIDYDIAKYGEPNSYGYDNDVIYAKAEKTIILSDIGIVANSNNSKLDLKLLNLNTLNPISGARLEFISSKNQTIEEGTANSNGEYKSKTNLDNIFYVLVKSGNEFNVLYLAGSKINYSDFDIGGSLDGSDLKLYTYTDKGYYRPGDEINVSLIARSKEKMNDNQPFEYSFTAPDGSAKINNEIVKDSKNGFYTFKIKTDMNDLTGAWTLSIKFGGKEITQKVFIESKIANTIAIEADEDKIYSKADIKNGMIDFIFTLKYLSGAKVDKGTNINFDYNVIEKDTKSKKYREYTFNNPSNYKYQFRNFVETTLNDDSGKINLNLEMPEILQRKNLYLSTIVNASDTNGRYSTETKVFEIINRENSVGVQKVSQNDNEASVKYILLNEKTDSLVAGKKLKYRVYNKEFNWWYDYYNDDDEKSFKENIETVLLEEGEITSASSPELLKVTKLGDGTNFIEIEDEETGHSSGVFVYNYHYGDKKHGTIENLNITADKEKYNIGDIAKIKYSGAVGSKALVTIEKDGKIVKEYWKTLTAKDNEETIVIEKDFFPNAYVSISVFQKYVDKQNDRPLRLYGSVPLMVEDKNRMLTLQVDTKTEVLPGGDLKIKLSNKENKKMYYEVFLVDEGILRMTNYVKPDPYKFFYEKRAKLVQSYDNFSNIIERYSDKVANRLKTGGGDFEEDALAKPMSAEAAYKKEDMQLLGDAQRFANLTIFRGVAESDANGNAVVDVKLPNFFGTMRLFVVAVSDESYGSAEKSISVKAPVIVETSAPRVLKVGDKFAVPVTLFPIEKAIGDSEITLTYNGKTYNKKVNVKDGKSEKVLFELEAPEKVGTTKIDIDFKSSKYSYKDTINLNVDTNYPYQYIEKSIILEPNQEFTLSASEYKDFVNGSVKSNLTLSSYQKLGIEKLIKSLLDYPYICLEQISSKGMAMLYIDNLTTDPIEKNDAKNEINTIIGKLNNNYQLRNGAFAYWPGSQEEGISTVYAIRFLIEAKEKGYYVPETMYEKAKDYLNSIAMRTDVPKVEVLYLLAAIGDPNVSEMNIVFDRYYKDISVVEKWRLLAAYSKMGEKDFARKEADKLPRKAERKDGSYYADDSAEILKYYTIIYGTADAELYSSVLAMAKSDAWLTTFEKANIVQALAGDGKVSPEKKNLSFKVIVDGKEQNLELKDGEYTFRNLGIKDNAKKIVIKNTSSSKLYVNSFYKGKPIKYDEKDENKNITITRKFVDMSGKEIDVKNLKVGTRFKMILTSKLTNADSPDISLLQILPSGWELDNTQANVQSSGGDMIPVPVDSDEADGQEYGDSSSSNVNYVDMKDDRVAYFYPLYSGEDKVIEINLVAVTPGTYRLPGTKVESMYNYNYRAYLKGFEVKVKE, from the coding sequence ATGAAAAAGATTTTAAAATTAGTATTGATTTTATCTTTATTGACAATAGCTTTTGTAGCTTGTAAAAAAGATAAAGAACAGCAAACTGATGCTGGGCAATCAGGAACAAGTCAAGCATCCGACGATTATCAACAAATGCTTTATGTTAATAATGCAAAGTTTAATATTTCTGGAGATTTAGTAGTTTTATTTTCAGAAGAATTAGACAAAAATCAAGATTTTAAAAAATTAGTTGAAGTTGAAGGTTTAGATGGAAATATAACTATTATGCCTTTTATAAATAAACTTATTATAAAGGGAGACTTTAAGAAAGATACTCCTTATAATGTAAAAGTTAGCAAAAATATAAAGAGTATTTCTGGAGCTACTCTTTCAGATGATTATTTTAGATACAATTTGTATGTAGATAAAAAACAACCTAGTTTATCATTTGTTGACTCAGGAAATGTTTTACCAAGCATAAATAATAAGAAGATTAATTTTAATTCAGTGAATGTTACAAAAGTTAAACTTGAAGTTATAAAAGTCTATACAAACAATATAACTCAATATTTAAAACTATATGCTAATGAATATGGAATTAATGATTGGGAACTTAAAACTGACTTAGGAGATGTTGTTTTTACAAAAGAATACGAAATAGACAGTAAAGAAGACCAAGTCGTCAAAAATAGTATAGATTTAAGTAGCACAATAGATACTAAGGGAATTTATTATGTAAATATATCTGCAATCGGTGAAGATAGCATAGATTATGATATAGCTAAATATGGGGAACCTAATAGCTATGGTTATGACAATGATGTAATCTATGCAAAAGCAGAAAAAACAATAATACTTTCAGATATAGGTATAGTTGCTAATTCTAATAATTCAAAATTAGATTTAAAATTATTAAATCTTAATACTTTAAACCCAATTTCAGGAGCAAGATTAGAATTTATAAGTTCTAAAAACCAAACTATTGAAGAAGGTACAGCTAATTCAAATGGAGAATATAAATCTAAAACTAATTTAGATAATATTTTTTATGTACTTGTAAAATCTGGAAATGAATTTAATGTACTTTATTTAGCAGGAAGTAAAATAAATTACTCTGATTTTGATATTGGAGGTTCATTGGATGGTTCTGATTTAAAACTTTATACTTACACAGATAAAGGTTATTACAGACCAGGAGATGAAATAAATGTTTCTTTAATTGCTAGAAGTAAGGAAAAAATGAATGATAATCAACCTTTTGAATATTCATTTACAGCACCAGATGGTTCAGCTAAAATAAATAATGAAATAGTTAAAGATTCTAAAAATGGTTTCTATACTTTTAAAATAAAAACTGATATGAATGATTTAACAGGAGCTTGGACATTATCTATAAAATTTGGTGGAAAAGAAATAACACAAAAAGTATTTATTGAGTCTAAGATTGCAAATACAATAGCTATTGAGGCTGATGAAGATAAAATTTATTCTAAGGCAGATATTAAAAACGGAATGATAGATTTTATATTTACATTAAAATATTTAAGTGGTGCAAAAGTTGATAAAGGTACAAATATAAACTTTGATTATAATGTTATAGAAAAAGATACAAAATCTAAGAAATATAGAGAGTATACTTTTAACAATCCGTCAAATTATAAATATCAATTTAGAAATTTTGTTGAAACAACATTAAATGATGATTCAGGAAAAATTAATTTAAATTTAGAAATGCCTGAAATATTACAAAGAAAAAATCTTTATTTAAGTACAATAGTAAATGCCTCAGATACTAATGGAAGATACAGTACAGAAACTAAGGTATTTGAAATAATAAATAGAGAAAATTCTGTTGGAGTTCAAAAAGTAAGTCAAAATGATAACGAAGCTAGTGTAAAATATATTTTATTAAATGAAAAAACTGATAGTTTAGTTGCTGGAAAGAAATTAAAATATAGAGTGTATAACAAAGAATTTAACTGGTGGTATGATTATTATAATGATGATGATGAAAAATCATTTAAAGAAAATATTGAAACTGTTCTTTTAGAAGAAGGAGAAATTACTTCTGCTTCATCACCTGAGCTTTTAAAAGTTACTAAATTAGGTGATGGTACAAACTTTATTGAAATAGAAGATGAAGAAACAGGACATAGTTCAGGAGTATTTGTTTATAACTATCACTATGGAGATAAGAAACATGGAACTATTGAAAATCTAAATATCACTGCTGACAAAGAAAAATATAATATAGGTGATATTGCAAAAATTAAATATAGTGGAGCAGTTGGTTCAAAAGCATTAGTAACTATTGAAAAAGATGGTAAGATAGTAAAAGAATATTGGAAAACTTTAACTGCAAAAGATAATGAAGAAACTATTGTAATAGAAAAAGATTTCTTCCCTAATGCTTATGTAAGTATATCTGTTTTCCAAAAATATGTAGATAAACAAAATGACAGACCACTAAGACTTTATGGTTCTGTTCCATTGATGGTTGAAGATAAGAACAGAATGTTGACACTTCAAGTTGACACTAAAACAGAAGTTTTACCAGGTGGAGATTTAAAAATAAAATTATCAAATAAAGAAAATAAGAAAATGTATTATGAAGTATTCCTTGTTGATGAAGGTATACTAAGAATGACTAATTATGTAAAACCAGACCCTTATAAGTTTTTCTATGAAAAAAGAGCTAAATTAGTTCAAAGTTATGATAACTTCTCCAATATCATTGAAAGATATTCTGATAAGGTTGCCAATAGATTGAAAACTGGTGGAGGAGATTTTGAAGAAGATGCCTTAGCTAAACCAATGTCAGCAGAAGCAGCTTATAAAAAAGAAGATATGCAATTACTAGGTGATGCACAAAGATTTGCTAACTTAACTATATTCAGAGGTGTTGCAGAAAGTGATGCAAATGGTAATGCTGTTGTTGATGTAAAATTACCTAATTTCTTTGGAACTATGAGATTATTTGTTGTGGCAGTTTCAGATGAAAGCTATGGAAGTGCTGAAAAATCAATTTCAGTAAAAGCACCTGTAATAGTTGAAACTTCTGCACCAAGAGTTTTAAAAGTTGGAGATAAATTTGCTGTTCCTGTAACTTTATTCCCTATTGAAAAAGCTATTGGAGATTCAGAAATTACTTTAACTTATAATGGAAAAACTTATAATAAAAAAGTTAATGTAAAAGATGGTAAGAGTGAAAAAGTTTTATTTGAACTTGAAGCACCTGAAAAAGTTGGAACAACTAAGATAGATATTGATTTTAAATCAAGTAAATACAGTTATAAAGATACTATTAACTTAAATGTTGATACAAATTATCCTTATCAATATATTGAAAAATCAATAATCTTAGAGCCTAATCAAGAATTTACATTATCTGCCTCAGAATATAAAGATTTTGTAAATGGTAGTGTAAAATCTAATTTAACACTTTCTAGTTATCAAAAATTAGGAATTGAAAAATTAATAAAATCATTGTTAGATTATCCTTATATTTGCTTAGAACAAATATCATCAAAAGGTATGGCAATGCTATATATTGATAATTTGACAACTGACCCAATAGAAAAAAATGATGCTAAGAATGAAATTAATACTATAATTGGAAAATTAAATAATAATTACCAATTAAGAAATGGAGCATTTGCATATTGGCCAGGTTCACAAGAAGAAGGAATATCAACTGTATATGCAATTAGATTCTTAATAGAAGCAAAAGAAAAAGGTTACTATGTACCAGAAACTATGTATGAAAAAGCTAAGGATTATCTAAATTCAATAGCTATGAGAACAGATGTACCAAAAGTAGAAGTGTTATACTTATTGGCAGCAATAGGTGACCCTAATGTTTCTGAAATGAATATAGTTTTTGATAGATACTATAAAGATATATCTGTTGTTGAAAAATGGAGATTGTTGGCTGCATACAGTAAGATGGGAGAAAAAGATTTTGCTAGAAAAGAAGCTGATAAACTTCCTAGAAAAGCAGAAAGAAAAGATGGAAGCTATTATGCAGATGACAGTGCTGAAATCTTAAAGTATTATACAATTATTTATGGTACAGCAGATGCAGAACTTTATAGTTCAGTTCTTGCTATGGCAAAGAGTGATGCTTGGTTGACTACTTTTGAAAAAGCTAATATAGTTCAAGCCTTAGCAGGAGATGGAAAAGTTAGTCCTGAAAAGAAAAATCTATCTTTCAAAGTCATAGTTGATGGAAAAGAACAAAACTTAGAACTTAAAGATGGAGAATATACATTTAGAAATTTAGGTATAAAAGATAATGCTAAGAAGATAGTTATAAAAAATACTTCATCTAGTAAATTATATGTAAATTCTTTCTATAAAGGAAAACCTATAAAATATGATGAAAAAGATGAAAATAAAAATATTACTATAACAAGAAAATTTGTGGATATGTCTGGAAAAGAAATAGATGTTAAAAATCTAAAAGTTGGAACTAGATTTAAAATGATATTAACTTCTAAATTGACTAATGCTGATTCGCCAGATATTTCATTATTACAAATTTTACCAAGTGGTTGGGAACTTGATAATACTCAAGCCAATGTTCAAAGTTCAGGTGGAGATATGATACCAGTTCCTGTTGATAGTGATGAAGCTGATGGTCAAGAATATGGAGATAGTTCATCATCTAATGTTAATTATGTGGATATGAAAGATGACAGAGTTGCTTATTTCTATCCACTATATTCAGGAGAAGATAAGGTAATTGAAATTAATTTAGTTGCTGTAACTCCTGGAACATATAGATTACCTGGAACAAAAGTAGAGTCTATGTATAATTATAATTACAGAGCATATCTAAAAGGCTTTGAAGTTAAAGTTAAAGAATAA